One window of Cervus elaphus chromosome 2, mCerEla1.1, whole genome shotgun sequence genomic DNA carries:
- the LOC122674394 gene encoding pregnancy-associated glycoprotein 2-like: protein MKWLGLLGLVALSECIVIIPLTQMKTMRETLRERNLLTDFSEEHPYSLSQNATNDQNIIYHPLRNYKDLVCIGTIAIGTPPQEFQVLFDTGSSGLWVPSIYCHSPSCYKHKSFIPQNSSTFQATNQIFSIKYSFAMINGYLGYDTVRIGKMVSVAQPFGLSLKEFGFEALPFDGILGLDYPRPTVIGATPVFDNLRKQGVISEPVFAFYVSSQQENRSVVMFGGVDRAYYKGELNWVPVSEVGKWLINMDSISMNRTVVACKHGCQALLDTGTSLLRGPRGPVSKIQNLIHARPIGHEHLVSCQTIGTLPPVVFTINGIDYPVPAQAYIQSLSSSCLSNFYVRPQRVNESETWILGDVFLKLYFSVFDRGNNRIGLAPAV from the exons ATGAAGTGGCTTGGACTCCTCGGGCTGGTAGCTCTTTCAGAGTGCATAGTCAT AATCCCTCTTACGCAAATGAAGACCATGCGAGAAACCCTAAGGGAAAGAAATTTGCTGACAGATTTCTCTGAGGAACACCCTTACAGCCTGTCCCAGAATGCCACTAATGACCAAAACATAATTTATCATCCCCTGAGGAACTACAAGGAT CTTGTCTGCATTGGCACCATCGCCATTGGAACACCCCCTCAGGAGTTTCAGGTCCTCTTTGACACCGGCTCATCTGGCTTGTGGGTGCCCTCCATATACTGCCACAGTCCCAGCTGCT ATAAACACAAGAGCTTCATCCCTCAAAACTCCTCCACCTTTCAGGCCACGAACCAGATCTTCAGTATCAAATACAGTTTTGCGATGATAAACGGATATCTTGGCTATGACACCGTTCGG ATCGGGAAAATGGTTAGTGTGGCCCAGCCATTTGGCCTGAGTCTAAAGGAGTTTGGGTTTGAAGCTTTACCCTTTGATGGCATCCTGGGACTAGATTACCCCCGCCCCACTGTCATAGGGGCCACCCCGGTCTTTGACAACCTGAGGAAACAAGGAGTCATTTCTGAGCCTGTCTTTGCCTTCTACGTGAGCAG TCAGCAGGAGAACCGCAGCGTGGTGATGTTTGGAGGGGTGGACCGTGCCTATTATAAGGGAGAACTCAACTGGGTACCAGTGTCCGAAGTGGGCAAGTGGCTTATAAACATGGACAG CATCTCCATGAACAGGACAGTGGTTGCTTGTAAACATGGCTGCCAGGCCCTCTTGGATACGGGGACTTCCCTTCTGCGTGGCCCAAGAGGACCGGTCAGCAAAATCCAGAATCTCATCCACGCCAGGCCCATCGGTCATGAG CACTTGGTTTCCTGCCAAACCATCGGGACACTGCCTCCTGTTGTCTTCACTATCAACGGAATAGACTATCCAGTACCCGCCCAAGCTTACATCCAA aGTTTGTCGAGCAGCTGCCTCAGCAACTTTTACGTGCGCCCACAGCGTGTCAACGAGTCAGAGACCTGGATCCTGGGTGACGTCTTCCTGAAGCTGTATTTCTCAGTTTTCGATCGAGGAAACAACAGGATTGGCCTGGCTCCCGCAGTGTAA